A region of the Melanotaenia boesemani isolate fMelBoe1 chromosome 6, fMelBoe1.pri, whole genome shotgun sequence genome:
TAAGATTTTTCAAAAGCTTTTTCCTTCGGTCAACAGCCATGAGCATCCGTCTCTTGTTTGCTTTGTCCTGGCGTGAAACAAAAGATAAACAGGAACTAAAAGTGTGACCAAAACAGACTTAAATCAGAAGAAGAGAGGGCAACTACGTACTGAAGCCCATGTAGAACAGTTACTGTGTTTATGAAATAGTTACAAATCTGAGACatggttttaaagttttaacttCTATTGCTCATCTGtataattatgaataaaaaaccATTTAAGAGTGATGTAACATGGAAACTTCCGACTATGGCCACAAATGGTTTATTTAATCTGGGGGAGTGCACAGGATTTCCTGTAGCACATACGTGCATCACAGCAGAACGGGGCAGAGAGGAAAGTTCTATATGAAAGCATTCATGATACAAGACATGTTACGTAATATATATGaaacctgttttttctttctcgATTAGCATGCGAGGAAGAAAAATCTCATTTTGTTCACCTTGTGGTGTTTTAGCAAATGCTCCTGGTAGTTTCTTATTCTTGCAGTCAAAACAGCcactgaaaagaagaagaaaggggaCTCAATCCTCAGAAAATTTACATAAGCTTGGCCTTATCTTTGGATTTGAGTGAACACGTGCATTGCTAAAGCATAGAATCTCACCCTGGACTTCTACTGAGCTGTAGTCATTCTCATCCCTCTGCACCTTTTTGATCAGCTGTTCTGTCTTCAGCTTTAGCTTTTCcctctgaaaacaaacattccCAGTACTGTTAGTCACTAATATTAAACAAACTGGTCTTAACTTCTTcctgaaaaaaaagtatattgaTGTAtatccacagaaaaacaatcataagaatgtaaaaatgaaaacaggataAAATATAAGATGTGCTGAGAGATGAGTCCTTACATGACTTGCCAGCTCCAATGAAAGTAGACGTTTCACAACATCATCAGTcctgtaagaaaaaaacatatcagtAAAGTGTCTCTATTTTTTGCTGCACTGTTTTAAGCTAGGCAAATATGTGGCTTTACATTTGAGCAAGAGGAACAGCTGCATAATCCATTTTCAGCATTGTTGGAGGAAGATCGCTGAGCTGGCTCTTAGGgtctggaagaaaacaaacgCTAACATAAGACGTTTCATTTAGCAAAAAAGATGTACATATGGTTTAATGATAACACTGCCTCATTAAATACCTGTCTTCTCTGTCTTTGCAGCTCGAGCATAATGTCTTACTGGTGGAGGAACAGCAAAGCTTCCTGtaactgagagaaaaaaagaaaaaataaattgtacAAAAATGACTAACATTTTGCCCTTTAAAGAGGTTTAAGTCAAgagcaaatgaataaaaacaaaatagttgGGGACAACAGGAAGGCATTCACCAGTAAGAAGGACCGATATTAAAGAAGCAATGTAAATGGAACAAAAGTCCTGATGCACCAAACTGACAGACACTCTGCTGTGTCTCTTCATTTTGGCTGTGTTTGGGAAAAACAGCTGAACTCCCTGAAAATTACATCCAACTTATAACAAGGAAGTATAATTTATGTCTACGCTGACCCAACTTTGCAGTGTATAAGGTAGAAGCTGTTCAAACATTATTTAATAGGAAAACTCATaaatgtgggggaaaaaaatctaaaagtaatatttacataaaataataaaaaccaaacaaaacaattaacataaaaatgacacATAGATCTTATTCACTGCATGGAACAGCTAATTATGGGGATCCGACTAACAGACTTAATGTTGAtataacaggctggaaaaaaaaaaacaataaataaatgccaaCATATCCAAACTACAGCGCAGGgcacaaaaaggacaaaatcaACAGAAATCCAGATGTTTCCCATGTTCCCGACAGGTGGCTGTCAGATTGATGTGTCACAGTTTAAAAAGGGAAAGTAGATTTATGTCAAgattgagtaaaaaaaaaacaaacaaaaaaaaaacacaacaacaacaaaaagaaaatgtaacatttttgtCACAAAAATTCACTAAATctgataaagtttaaaaatggctTTAAGTGGCTCCACGATAGCTAAGaataacaaaactaaatatcAGTAAAGGCATCTTACAGGTCCAGGAGGGTTCTCTGTCTTATTCTGTGAAAGAATTCAATCaaagcagcatttttattttttaattgagaATCCACCTCCACTTTACAGGTATAGAATAAATCATATTCACATCTCCAAAAAGGAAACAAGATTCTTAACAGAAATCTTTTGGGAAAACCTTAGTGCAAAAAAACAGGGATGGATGGTGATGCAGCTGATTTGACTTTAAACTGTGACAGACTGAAGGATGCTCAGAGCTTGACCAAAATAATCTAAGTGATATGGCCCTTCTGCATCACAAAGTAAATGGCTGCATACATAAGCGGATGGTATTTTTAATTATcatcaaaatatcaaataatcTAATTTCCTCAAAACACTGAAGTATCTCTCTTTATGAGAAATGCATCTACAAGCACAACTGATGCAAAGCTTCACATTTCATAAGTAATGCATGGTAATACATTTGCAGACATTTTCTTCATACGAGTGACTGAACAGAATTTAGATGAGTTTGAGGCAAGCGAGGCAATTAAAGTTATTGTTGCTTTGGCCAGCTtagcaaaagtaaaaataaagtatgCTAAAGTGTGAAAATAAGCTCTCACAATCACACAGACTTAAGGGGGAAATGAAAGTATAGCTTCTCTTGATGCTTTTGACATGATAATAAAGCAAGATGTTGAGTTAGATTAAGCAGATAGTGAAAAACAGGGGAGGTAGctacacaaaacacacagcaaaaacaagcattttattataatatCAAAATCCTAATCCTTAATGATTTATGTTAGCCTAAAATATTTTAGGGGACTCATGTAAACCTTGAAAAACTGATGCTAATAAACAtcagttttatttgacaaagcaCACCCAACCCACACCCCAAGGTGTAAGTAACAGTGTAGAGTGCTATGCAGTTTCAATACCGACCACATCAATGCTcgaactgttttcattttctaaaacaCCCTTTATCTACTTCCATTAATACACTAGTTAAACCAGTATGCATGCCATTGTGCTTTTTTCTCAGGTCCTTGTTTTGTAGTTactgattttattaatttttctgttataatttttttctggtACAATAAATACAGTAGCTTTTCAACTTCCTGTCAATGTAAAATTTCTTTTGTGCATTTTACCTTTTCCTTTAACTCTTCTAGAATAGGCTTataatatatgaatatatttgGCATTACTCATCTATTTCAACAGCTGGGTGGATATTAcaataatgaaatatttccacATATGgatatttttaacagttttacaACTATGCTACTTACTGAGAGTTATTAATGCTATTTCCTTAGATTTACTACAGTAATCTGATTTCACCAACATCTTAAATGCTTTAGTGTTAAGTTTTATCGGAGCCACTGAATTGAATTACAGGATTTAAAGTACACatgttaaatatgtaaaatggtACATTAAAATGTATCACTAGATGACcataaataacttttatttcattacatcTGATAGTAATGGGAATAATTTAAATGACTGTATGTACAGTACTGTGCAAAATATGGTGCcacccctcatttctttatacttTGCTTTCAGGGAGCCAGACTTTTTAGTAAAGTGGTCTTGAGGAATATTTCTCCAGTCCATGtccatttttaagtttttctttgtctgatcCTTGAATCTAACTCAATAGAGCAAAGTTCTGTCTCTTAATTGACAGACAGCTTAGCAAAgaacctatatatatatatatatatatatatatatatatatatatatatatatatatatatatatatatatatatatatatatatatatatgtatgtatgtatatatatatatctaagaaaaatatagaaaatatagaGCAGGGATCCTCAGTCCTCGTCCTCCAGGGCTGgtgtccttcaggttttagatgtttgccTGAAGCAACAAACCTGAATAAGACACAGCTTGACAAGAAGCTCTGCAGATGTCTGTTTAATTAACCATTTATTTGAGTCAGTTGTGttacagcagggaaacttctaaaacttgcagggcacaggccctcaaggaccaggactAGATCCCTTATACAGATAAATAAAGAGTGTCTTGACTTTTAAATGGCGAGCACAATATATGCTGTTTTGGGCAGCATTTATACAGTTATGCTGCCCAAACTCTATAAACTGTAATTTATAAATTTCACCTATCATAATgtgttaatattattaatatgcaAAGTAAATGGtaaaccaaacatttaaattaacgCTTAATGCATAAATTACAGTACAGGGttatgaatataaatatataataaatgcaCTGGAGTCAAAGATACATAATTTAGTGGACTAGAAGTAGGCTACAAAatagtagaaaataaaaataactgtcaAGATAAAAGTGGTCTAACTCAATGGTTTATTAATTATACCTAGGAACAAGATGAATGAGGGTCATTACAGGGACCTAATGTTCCTAAATCAGATTAATAAAACTGAGTAAAAACCTATATAaccttaaattaatttttaaaaggggTTTTCTTCCTCGTAGTGGTCACCTTTTTAAATCGAATAGTTTTGTCAACACTGTTGATAAAACTTGTCAAGTGACAATACTACGTTAGCTAAGGAAGAAGGGCATTAATGGCATCTGGCTACATTTAGGCATAACAACATGCGGATTTTAGAAAGACAATTACGCCACAAAGCAGCAAATCTCCAAAGAATGCAAAGTATGCTAGCTTTCCCCTCACCTACCTCTGCTAACTGTCGGTCCAGATAATAAAGCCGAACTGCAGGTCCACGGTTTGACTGACACCGCGGAGCACAGAGTGGAGCTTTCACGCAAAACGCCCGCTGACGACTTCAGAACAGCCCGCAGGCCATTGTTTATGAACATGGCTTATACGATATGTAACTAAGCACAGTGAACTCTTAAAAATGATTCAATTTTTACACTAAGCCACACTCGACCCCTACATGTGGTTCGCCATTTTGGCTAGACTTTACTAGCCGAGTATAGACCTGAGAAAAAATGGTTTACTAGGCTGCAGCCCGCACTACCGATCCCAGAACACATCGATCGATTTAGAAAAGAAGAatagaaaaggagaaaaggagaagaaaagtatatatatatatatatatatgtatgtatgtatgtatgtatgtatgtatgtatgtatgtatacttATAATAAATAAGTACTTTCCTTGTTCCATTGTCCATTCTCacatgaaaacttttattttcatgtgtatATGAGAAATACCAGTAGTCCCTTATGCGAGCTGTATGTTGGAGCAGTTGTAACATCCTGAGTTTGTATgtaattcaaaacatttttaggtagATTGCTTAATATTTTGCATTAGTTTCATTAATGTAGTATTCTAAATgccatctgtttttgttttgttgccagAAAAAACCCTTTCAGGCACAGTCTGTTCTACTCCGCCTGTGACTGGCTCATTCTATTTGAACTGATATTCATCCTACATGCTTAAAACAATCAGTCCAATGAAACTGATAAGTTTTAATTAGTAATAAGTAGGGTAATCAGTAGTAGAGAAGGGTGTGTCATGCCATGATGTGCAACAAGTTATTAATTTCATGAGCATCAGATTGGAACGTAAATTTGGTATAGTCATTGCTCACTAAAATTTAGAATGTATATTTTGTGTACCTGCACATGTTGTTTGGTACCATACAAATACTAgtgaattgatttttttctgaaaatgtacaTGTAATCTTTAACAATATAATCTcaacacataaatacataaaaaatttttattttccacagaaGTATCTACAAAATACGGTACAACCAacaataatcaaattaaaatcaagaaatacGGAGTGATTTTAGCACAGATCAAACTTGCATGTACTATTTATGCTATGCAGGGCCAGCTAAATTTGGTTTAAGACAATCGGCATTCTAAAGCCAGTTGCTACCACAATCAGCAAagtattttcagtcattttcagtATCATTAATGGCTAATGCTTGTAGAAAAGGAAAGTCATCCCAAATGCTGATCCGGTCTTCCCCTCTTTCCGGCACATTCTCATTGTTTGGCCCGAAAAAACACTGTTCAATATGCATCTCATTAGCTGCCATATTCTGGTAGCATTTAGGAGAGAAAGATTCTTCTGATGCTAGGAGAGGCTGTGTGGATTCAGAGCGCAGATACACATGCGACTCCATGGGTGGTGGGCTGCTGTATGGACCAGAGAATATTACAGTGGCATAGGGAACAGAGTCACTGTTTGAACCAGTGTATCCAGGGATGAACGGTGAACCACAAATGGACTCTCCTAGATCACTGGTGTTCTCTGAGCTGTTTAACCAAAGATCATCTTCCTCTTTGCTTAGCTTGGTAGTAAGGTCCAGGAAGCTGAGGTGGGACAAGTATATTGGATTTGGCTCTTCATTGTCCCAGGAAGGATGTGTATACTGTAAAAAGACAGGAGgccagtcatttaaaaagtaaatcaaAACCTAGAAGCCCAGTGGGTTGTTAAATTTCAGGAGCATGAAGGTATTTTTATAATCCTCATATCACCAATtcgaggaagaaaaaaaaaaaaaaaatctagtaaAAGTGTACTGGATGAGGAATTTGTGTTTGTGGGTGCTGTTTTGTTAGAAGTTTAGTACACATTTGAAAAATGGAGGATATTTATTGAATAATGCCAGAACAGGCAATGGTGCATGGGTGCATGAAGGGAACTtgtaaaattagtaaaaatgtaaagcaaAAAGGTTTTGCTGTGTTATTACAGTCTACTGAcctaatcataaaaaaatgtatataaacaaTGGCCTAGGTGTACACTTACTACTGATCATGCTGGATTTTCTAAACTATGCTTgtgacctttttcttttctttactttcttttttttgtatggaGATAAAAAGATCCATTGTGTATTAGAAGTATTAAATAAGTGAACCTTTTTGTATTAAACGATTCACAAAAACAGGAACTTGGATTTTCTCAAATGTCAGAATCACACTGCCTGTTTAGCTTCAAACAGTAAATATCTACACAAATTCGGGGCAGTgaaacaaacagtaaacagcaaacatgaacCAACAAAAGCTGAATAGAatacattttcttgttttcacactcTCATATACAGTAGAACAATGAGTTTGAATGTACTACGCTGAATCTCTAGTTAGCTTGGTTTCGACCAGCTGTGATGGACTAAAGTAAAACAGTATTTACTCCACTGTGCCagatttttgctttgtttgattGAGCAAGCGATAAGACCAGAGTCAAGATTGGACTGGACTTTACTGTctgaagagagctcagaaaagagTCAGGATGCAAGactgatgctgaattagcctttgtAAGTTTAGTTTAGTAGCTCTGCTTTAACCTAAAAGCAGATGGATGTTAACTTTCCCACCTGGGTTGATTCTGATGCCCATCTTTTGATGCTGCTGTTGGCTGGGTCTGGAACAACTGGCCAAAAGCGCCCCTGCAGCCTTGAACtaaagggacagaaaaaaaagataattaatgaaaaagaaagacttCCATAGCTTAGGGCAATGAGATAATGATGTTACCTTTTGGgtttggagaaacaaatcatGACAGTGACAATAATCAGAAGTGACAGTCCAACACCACATGTAATTACAATTATCACAATAGCAACTCcatctgagaaaagaaaaagatgtgtcATGTttggatttgaaaaaaaaaagaaaaagaaattctgttcatttttcatttctatttggCCAGTATTGCATGTTAATATTGTACCAACCAAAAGGTTGAACCTCAAAACGAATTGTTGACCCATTCAGGCTTCCACCACTTGTGCTAACCATCATAAAGGCTTCATACATAGATGCAGTTTTTAGGTTTGTCAGGATCACCTTCCTCTCTTCCGGATTTGCACTTATAACTACGAGAAAAGTCAAACATTCAAAgacttaaaaatagaaaaatgttttataacatgaaaatTAAAGCTTCATCCTACCATCAACAGGTCCGTTCTCAACCCCGTAGAAGACCTTGTAATTCTGGATAATTCCATTTCTTTGTTCCAAAGGTATTTCACCCCAGGTAATCTCAATATGGGAATTCCAGGTCTTTTTAATTAGCATTCTTGGGACTTCAGATGgggctttaaaaaagaaagaggtctcagaatttgaattttttttttctgaaagcaTAATTTCAGACTCACTAGACTAGAGATAGcaacaataaacattttttctttccacaagAGGGCATTATTTCATCACAAATCATCTGTTTCCTGAGAGATTTCACACTTCTTGTGTTCCATCTGATGCCAATGCTTCTTTCACTTCTTTAAAGTATGGCAGATAAACTCTCACACCTCTGCTTGCTCTTTGTGTGATCCTCCCTGTGTCTTCGGTGACTTACCCTTTTGTCTCACATAGGCATTAACAGTCTGAGGAAGACCAATCCCATCCTTAAACCTAGGATATACAGAGATCCCAAAGGGCTTGTAAGGCTCAAAGTTGCCTATTGATGAGAGTGAAGAGGTTAGAGTGGATCAGTGGCCACAAGCTGATAACAGTTTGTACAGGCAGGCAGCGCACAGgaaaagtttttgtttctttttcttttgcacaagAGTGATTGTTTGTATTAatgtaatacataaaatacaaatattaaagacATACCTGTTATGATGAGACTTGATTGCTTTTTGTCTGCCTTTTCAAACTGGATGTGAGAGGGaccagtttttaataaaggtAGCCATTCCACCACATAACCAGTGAGACCCGAAGTAATCACCCTTTTCCACTGGACCAGAAATGATTTGTCATCATTAGGAACAGCCGTGACATCTATTATCCCTGTTTGAACTatagacacaaaaacaaatagtatttttcttaaataaatatgtgtattatatatatatatatatatatatatatatatatatatgtatgtagttaaaataattttgcaaACCACTTGGATTTTTCTAATGTTCAGTTACCTTTGCTTTGGTAAATGCGAACTTCATTGGCGTTGGATTTTCCTGCTCCATTCACTGCATACAGACAAACCTTCTTTACTTTCTCAGGAAGTTTGAAAGTGCAGTAATTCTCACTTGTAGAGCagatttttctctctgtgcCATGCAGTGTTTGCACTGAGATGGTATATGATACATTTAGGCTGTTTGCATGGAATTGTTTTGATGGCTAAcagagaataaaagaaataaaaagttaggTATAAATGGAGGACAATGGCTGGACAATAACTGGAAATACAAACAATGCTGGCTGTTTAGCACTGATGAGTGTACCTTCCAGAACAGTTGTATGTTGAGTTGTGCGGAAGTGGTATCCCCTGATACCTTCATCCACGTGTCTAAACGTCCAGTGGGAACTGAGAGGAAAGAGATTGTCAGCATGTCAAAAGCCTGAACTGCTCTTTAAACTCTTTTGAAAGTAAAACTTTGCTATACAAGACAGCTCTATGGATTCACTGCCAGAGTGTGCAGCAAAACTCAATACTTTAATTCAGCCTCGTCTGTAGAGCTGAGCAATGGGAGATGCAGAACATGGCATTTGCATATACTGAAAAGAccaggaaaaaggaaagaaaaggccATAGATTGGGAAAATGTTTGAATGATTGTGTTACTCTGAATTGATCTGAGCCCTACCCTGCTCCAAGGTGACTCCAGAGTGGCTGCTGCTCCACTTGCTCCAGGGGCTCTCTTTGTATCTGACTCTAATCTGAGCAGAATACCGAGTCCCATGAAGGAGGCGACACTGCGTCACAGGTACGGATGGCACACGGTCACCTCCTTTTACAGATTTCATGACGATCTAACATGAACCACAAAATGTATTAGAGCAGACTCTAATActctatttatgtttttaactaacTGGAGTACATTGAAAGTGACATAACTGTAAGTTTTCACTTCTTATTAACATTGAATTGATTTGAACTCACGATCTGGTTACTCCTCTGACTGCTGCCTGTTGTCTTAAGTCGAACTTCCAGATTTAGATCGTTGTGACGCATCCAGTTCTGCTGCTGGGACAAGCTCCAGCTTAGATTCAGACAGCCAACCGTGTCTGTCACCACTTGAACAATGTTGGGTTGCTCTAACTTAgctgacataaaaataaataaataaaatattaaaacagttaaaactcCTATGGAACTGAGATTAGTCTCTGATCACTTTAGTATTTTTCTAATCTATGCACAAGAAAGGAGATGTTTGAAACAGAGTTTGTGCCTCATGTGGATTaccttcatgttttaattatgGAGATAAGCATCCGGCTTTACCAAAAATAAGAGATGACCTTTAAAAAGCCAGAGGAACACTTTGTGCAGTACTGAAGGTATTCCTATAATCCTCAAAGAATTTTCTAACCATCTGGATAAAACAATATCCTATTTGGTACATAACAAAGCTAttccactttaatttaaacaaacaaggATGCTGCCAAAAAATTACTACTTTAAACTTAATGACACTTAAGCAACAGAAACGAAAATGCTTTATATTCCACTATGTTACCAAATGaacattacattttttgttgatcagttcagttcatttcggctttatttgtatagcgccaattcagtgtggtccagtcagtattcatacaagccaattcataaagAATAATAACCTAGCagggaaaccaacagattgaaACAAATGACTAAGACagacattttaatgtttgacCTTTCTTAACACACATGTAGTAGAAAAGCTATTTTTGGTTATTTGTATAGAAATTACACTTTGTGTTGATACCAAATTGgcaaaatatctttttttttaactgcacaaCAGATAAAATAACCGTCTGGGTTGCTGTTTATTAATTCTGTAAAGAAAAGTGatgttcaggttttattttcacatgcAACAGTAATAGATAAGATTTGCAAATGGTgtcaataaaaaacatgaaaaataaaaaaaatgaacaagcaagtaaatatttttcagGCTAATTATATATGTTTGCTTATTTAACACAATGTCTGGTAAGTAAAACTCTGAGAAGAGTGCCCGTTGGAAACAATCATGTTTAtaaagaagtgtttttatttgatctaaACTCTCACCTGCACTAAGTGGTTCTAAAATGATGGGTACCGAAGTGTTCTCTCCAAGGTCATTCTCAGCTTTCacatatattttcatttcaacaaaaaaactaaagtcaGAGCGAGTGATGATGTAGGAGTGGACCCCCGGTGGCGGCTCATAAGTATAGTTCTTGTTCGAATCCCTGGAATGATGAAATCAAGATATGGGAAACAGTTTCACAATCTCACGGAGATACATTTTGTAAATGACACACTAAACGTCGCTAACACCGCAATGACATTTGCTTTCTCACAACTTTTTCCAGAGCATTCATAGTTAGAAGCAGAGTTTTACCGTATCTCAGTGTGTAGGGTGTACTTTGTGGGAAGGTAGGTTTCCTGCTGGCCAGGGTCCCATCTACATGTCAGGGTGTGGGGGGTGGTGAGGTTTGTCTGACAGCTGAGGTTTTGTGGTGATTCTGGTGGATCTAATGATAAAAACAGGTACTGAATATAAACTTTACTACAAACGGATCTGTGCAGGGCTGTCTTTCCTGACCTATGGTAATCAGGAAAGGGTATTTCTTTTGCATATTTGTGGATGGATTATAAACATTCCTCTCTTTGTTCttattttcttgtttggttttttttttatatttgactcCATCATACACATGGCATATTACTTTTAGTGCCTAAACTATATAAACtctaataataaaactaaaagaactAGAAATCTTACTCACATCCAGCTCGGATCTCCACTCCAGCAACAACTTGGTGAGATGCCTGGATGCTGCAGGTGAGGACCGCCCTGGTGTAATTGAAGCTCGATATAACAACCCTGGAGACCCTGTCACTCTCATTGGCCACAGGGCTGCTGGGAATAAAGCGATTATCAAGGCTCCACTCGATATGAACAGCTTGTCCAACAACCAGAAGGCAGTCCTCTCTGATGACACAGGTGGCCGTTACATTTGACCTCAGAGGCACCACTGAGCTGGAGGTGTGGACCTTCGCACATGGCTGTGTGTCatcctcttaaaaaaaaaaaaaaaaatgcaaagtgaTCATAATGCCAAACATCCAGTCTTTTACTAAGATCAAAGCTTTGGACCTAAGGCAGAATtttcaaggcaaggcaagaaAAGCCAGAGAGTGTTAAGAGATCATCACTGTCTTTGGAACTGATGGTTAGATATTTccatttagatttctttttgaAAGTAACACTTACCATTCCTCACTCCATTCGTAAATACAACCAGAACAACAATCACTGACACCCATGTGGATATCATCATGGAAAAACCTGTTGGGGAGCCAAATTGCAAAGCATTATTCTTAAATTACATACTTTCATACCCtgtaaaaaagaagaggaagaagaagaaaaaaagaccattATTTACAAGAGACATGGTGCATTAATTGTGTGAGGGAGGACTTAAGGTAATGAGATCAAGACTTCACCAGcatgacattttaaatgtttggatGTGGACTCCATGCACAACATTTCTATGCAGCTGCCGGAATACACTGTATTTTTACACAGTTTAATTAAAAGGATGAAAGTCTTCCAAGGAGTCAAGGAGATGATGATTGCAGGTTGTTAAAGAGTAATTAGCCTTGTTGCACATGTGTTCCATAATTCATCGGTCATGTATaaaaagcagagaagagaagttGGTGGACTAAGCAGATGGAAGCAATTATCCAACTTATTATACATCTGATATTAATTCTACAACCTGCTTTCAAATTCAGTAATTAGTCAGAACCTCACAATACAAGCACAGTTGTCATGGAAATTGGAAAATACTTTCAGAACTCACCATCAC
Encoded here:
- the mrps15 gene encoding 28S ribosomal protein S15, mitochondrial, yielding MFINNGLRAVLKSSAGVLRESSTLCSAVSVKPWTCSSALLSGPTVSRVTGSFAVPPPVRHYARAAKTEKTDPKSQLSDLPPTMLKMDYAAVPLAQMTDDVVKRLLSLELASHREKLKLKTEQLIKKVQRDENDYSSVEVQVAVLTARIRNYQEHLLKHHKDKANKRRMLMAVDRRKKLLKNLRLVRYDAFEKVCEQLGITYNLPPEYYRRATRRWLAKKEFCIKVFKAIQKQKAEQKLQLNQSLDTTETEEAKQEVKA
- the csf3r gene encoding granulocyte colony-stimulating factor receptor, whose translation is MMISTWVSVIVVLVVFTNGVRNEDDTQPCAKVHTSSSVVPLRSNVTATCVIREDCLLVVGQAVHIEWSLDNRFIPSSPVANESDRVSRVVISSFNYTRAVLTCSIQASHQVVAGVEIRAGYPPESPQNLSCQTNLTTPHTLTCRWDPGQQETYLPTKYTLHTEIRDSNKNYTYEPPPGVHSYIITRSDFSFFVEMKIYVKAENDLGENTSVPIILEPLSAAKLEQPNIVQVVTDTVGCLNLSWSLSQQQNWMRHNDLNLEVRLKTTGSSQRSNQIIVMKSVKGGDRVPSVPVTQCRLLHGTRYSAQIRVRYKESPWSKWSSSHSGVTLEQVPTGRLDTWMKVSGDTTSAQLNIQLFWKPSKQFHANSLNVSYTISVQTLHGTERKICSTSENYCTFKLPEKVKKVCLYAVNGAGKSNANEVRIYQSKVQTGIIDVTAVPNDDKSFLVQWKRVITSGLTGYVVEWLPLLKTGPSHIQFEKADKKQSSLIITGNFEPYKPFGISVYPRFKDGIGLPQTVNAYVRQKAPSEVPRMLIKKTWNSHIEITWGEIPLEQRNGIIQNYKVFYGVENGPVDVISANPEERKVILTNLKTASMYEAFMMVSTSGGSLNGSTIRFEVQPFDGVAIVIIVITCGVGLSLLIIVTVMICFSKPKSSRLQGRFWPVVPDPANSSIKRWASESTQYTHPSWDNEEPNPIYLSHLSFLDLTTKLSKEEDDLWLNSSENTSDLGESICGSPFIPGYTGSNSDSVPYATVIFSGPYSSPPPMESHVYLRSESTQPLLASEESFSPKCYQNMAANEMHIEQCFFGPNNENVPERGEDRISIWDDFPFLQALAINDTEND